The sequence AACAATCAGATCACTGTTTGATGGAATGATCTCAATAATCGGCTCGCCGGGACGAACAACACCGCCAATAGTACGAACGAATATCTCTTTTACCGTGCCGTCAACAGGCGCTAAGATTTGAGTTCGTTTCAGTTGGTCAGCGATCGCCTGTTGGCTTTCATTCAATTGCGCTATTTTACTGGCCACTTCGTTTAACTGACCTTGTACTTTGGCACGAAAATCTAACGCGATGCTTCGGTGATCCGCTATCGACTCTGAGTAAGCGGCAATCTGTTTCTGAGCCGCCACTTTTGAGCTGGCAATATCGCCTTTCAGCTTGACCACATCACGGTTCAGTTTAAGTAGCTCAACTTCTGCAACCGCACCGCTGGCAACCACATCTTTCAACATATTGCGCTCTCGAATAACGATATCGAGGCTGCTTTCTAAAGTCTGAATATTATTGAGCGTATCGACACGCGCTTGGTCTTGTTGCTCAATGCGAAGTGCCGCTTCTTCCAGTTCAGATTTCAACTGACCTAAACGTTCTCGATAGTTGGCTTTGGCGTTCATTAATGCCGGATGACTCGATACATCGATGACAATATCTTGCGGCACTAAAACCACTCGTTCATACCACTGTTTCGCATCATTATTCAAAACCACTGTCGACAGTTCAGCCTTTAATCTCAATTGTTGAGCAAGTAAGGTATCCGCCTGTTGAGCCGACTCTAAAAAAGCCGCTTTAAAGCGTGTGTCTTCGAGCTTAGCCAGAGGCTGTCCTTTCACAACAGATTGACCTTGTCGCACCATGATCTCTTGAACAAGCCCGCCTTCTAAGCTCTGAATGGTTTGTACCGAAAGGCTAGGAACGACTTTGCCCTCACCGATCACGACTTCTTCTAATGTTGCCCAGGTCGCCCAACCGATGATAGACACAATCAATAACGCACTCAGCCAAATCAGCTTGCGAGAACGGAATGCCAAGTGGTTGTTGGTCCATTGAATATCATTACTCATGACGACCTCCCTTCACCACTGAAACCGTCTTAAAACGGCTTGCTCCTTTGGGTACACTTTTCTTCTGTAGAGAGAGGATATCTTTAGGCTCACCCTCAGCCACTATCTGGCCTTTGTCTAGAACAATCACGCGATCGCACATCATCAAGAACGACGATTTATGCGAACTGATCAGCATTGAAGTTTCTCGCGGCATACTTTGTAGTGCATTGAAGAACTGAATCTCAGCTTGATTATCTAGTGCGCTGGTTGGTTCATCCATGATCAGTAATTTTGGACAGCGATAAAGCGCCCTTGCGATAGCCACGGCTTGTCGTTGACCTCCAGAAAGCAACCGACCACCTTCACCGACAGGTGTTTCAAGGCCATTACTCAAGCGTCCCATGTAACCGTTCAAACCCGACTGTTGGAGCGCTTGTCTTAGCTTTTCTTCATCAACGTTAGTCGCCCCAAGCGTGACGTTGTCGTAAACACTTCCGAAGATAAGATTGGTAGTTTGTCCTACCCAACCCATGCCACTGCGCAACACGCTAGTTGGCCATAACTGTGCATCAATATCTTGGTAGAAGGCTTGCCCTGTTGTTGGCAAATATTGGCGAGCGACAATCGATAGTAGTGTGGTTTTGCCTGCGCCTGCGGCTCCAATAAGGCCAACCCGCTCACCGGGTTTTATCTCGAATGAAATGTCCTTTAATACTGGGCTTTGAGTCTCTGGGTAGGTGAACGTAACTTCGTCTAATCTTACCCCACCATCAAAGTCGCCCTTGTCTATCACTTGGTGTTTAGACTCTTCTTGAGGTAATTCCATAATTTGATTCAGACCTTCAACGGCTGAACGCGTTTGCTGGAATCTCAACATTAGAAGAGAAAGTTGATTCACCGAGCTCGCGGCACGCCCACTCAACATCACTACAGCTATCAGGCCCCCCATACTCAGCAAGCCTTCAGAGATCTGATACACGCCAAAGATAATGAGAGTGATGGTGACGATCTGCTGACTCGACTGAATGGAATGCGTCACGATATTAGAATAATGACGAGATTGAGTCTGCCATTGAGATAGCGACGATATAGTCTGTTCCCAACGTTTCTGAGTAATACCCTCAGCATTGTTTTGCTTGATATCCGGAAGGGTTGTTAAGCAATCAAACAGTTGTGCTTGTCTTTGTGTCGACAAACGTGCCGTTTCATCGAATGTTTTCTCGATTTTACCTTTCATCGCAATGCTCAGCACAATCAATACCAGCATAATTGCGACTGGGATAAACATCATTGCACCACCGAGCCAACCTATAAGGAACAGGAACAGCAAGGTAAATGGTAGATCGACTAAAGTGACTAAAGAGATGGAGGTGAAGAAATCTTTCACGCTATCGAAATCTTGAAGCTGTCTGGCAAATGCACCCACCGATTGAGGTCGGTTTTCCAACTTCATACCAAGGACTTTAGAGAACAGTTGAGAAGACAACTTGTTATCAATATAGCGCCCAGCCATGTCAGTCACAGAACTTCGTGAGCTTCTCAATACCCAATCAAAAATAACAACAATACCAACGCCTGCCGCCAGAACCCAAAGCGTGTTAAACGCTTGGTTTGGCACCACACGGTCATAAACATTCATGGTAAAAAGAGGCACGACTAGAGCGAGCAAGTTGATCAAGAATGAAGCGATAAACAGGTCTCGATACCAAGGTTTCACTTCTTTGACGACACGCCATAACCAACGGGTGTTGGATTTATTCTCGCTACGTTCATGGGATTGAACACGCGCATCATCAAGAGCTTGAGCACCTACCTGCCACACATACGATTCCACTTTAGTTACCAAGTCTTTTAACGATTTTTCTTGGCTGGAATTGGTTTCGCAATCCATTACTTGAAAGTGGTCACCGGAACCTTGAGTGACGACAAGAGGAGTCCCTGTCGCAGAATTAACAGCAACAACGGGGAACTGACATTGAGTCAGTAATTCTTTTTTCACGTGGCTCAGAGTTAACCCCGATTTCTCAATAGCTCTTGGAAAAAGGGATTCATTGAGC comes from Vibrio bathopelagicus and encodes:
- a CDS encoding HlyD family type I secretion periplasmic adaptor subunit, coding for MSNDIQWTNNHLAFRSRKLIWLSALLIVSIIGWATWATLEEVVIGEGKVVPSLSVQTIQSLEGGLVQEIMVRQGQSVVKGQPLAKLEDTRFKAAFLESAQQADTLLAQQLRLKAELSTVVLNNDAKQWYERVVLVPQDIVIDVSSHPALMNAKANYRERLGQLKSELEEAALRIEQQDQARVDTLNNIQTLESSLDIVIRERNMLKDVVASGAVAEVELLKLNRDVVKLKGDIASSKVAAQKQIAAYSESIADHRSIALDFRAKVQGQLNEVASKIAQLNESQQAIADQLKRTQILAPVDGTVKEIFVRTIGGVVRPGEPIIEIIPSNSDLIVEARISPQDIAFVHKGLGATVKFTAYDFVIYGGLKGKVTYVSADALQTEDGNAYYRAHIQLNEDQQQNSAFSIIPGMQVAVDILTGEKTVLSYWLKPILRAKENSLRER
- a CDS encoding type I secretion system permease/ATPase, which produces MVEQKDSWLGCVEWLCEHFNVRSHPSKIVSGLPLDEGRLNESLFPRAIEKSGLTLSHVKKELLTQCQFPVVAVNSATGTPLVVTQGSGDHFQVMDCETNSSQEKSLKDLVTKVESYVWQVGAQALDDARVQSHERSENKSNTRWLWRVVKEVKPWYRDLFIASFLINLLALVVPLFTMNVYDRVVPNQAFNTLWVLAAGVGIVVIFDWVLRSSRSSVTDMAGRYIDNKLSSQLFSKVLGMKLENRPQSVGAFARQLQDFDSVKDFFTSISLVTLVDLPFTLLFLFLIGWLGGAMMFIPVAIMLVLIVLSIAMKGKIEKTFDETARLSTQRQAQLFDCLTTLPDIKQNNAEGITQKRWEQTISSLSQWQTQSRHYSNIVTHSIQSSQQIVTITLIIFGVYQISEGLLSMGGLIAVVMLSGRAASSVNQLSLLMLRFQQTRSAVEGLNQIMELPQEESKHQVIDKGDFDGGVRLDEVTFTYPETQSPVLKDISFEIKPGERVGLIGAAGAGKTTLLSIVARQYLPTTGQAFYQDIDAQLWPTSVLRSGMGWVGQTTNLIFGSVYDNVTLGATNVDEEKLRQALQQSGLNGYMGRLSNGLETPVGEGGRLLSGGQRQAVAIARALYRCPKLLIMDEPTSALDNQAEIQFFNALQSMPRETSMLISSHKSSFLMMCDRVIVLDKGQIVAEGEPKDILSLQKKSVPKGASRFKTVSVVKGGRHE